From a region of the Cucumis sativus cultivar 9930 chromosome 6, Cucumber_9930_V3, whole genome shotgun sequence genome:
- the LOC101220823 gene encoding xyloglucan endotransglucosylase/hydrolase 2, with protein sequence MHSPHKGLAIMLLLCVLMASILTTSAGNFLQDVDITWGGPRAKILDSGRHLSLSLDKDSGSGFQSKQEFLFGRFDVQMQLVPGNSAGTVTTFYLSSQGGSHDEIDFEFLGNSSGDPYTLHTNVYSQGKGNREQQFHLWFDPTKGFHTYSIDWSPESIKFLVDNIPIRVFHNWENIGVSYPKSQPMRVYSSLWNADDWATRGGLVKTDWTQAPFTASYRNFNANGCVASSGSSSCGSKFSSTLQGGAQSGLDAKSRNRLRWVQSKFMIYNYCTDHKRFPQGIPAECRRPRFL encoded by the exons ATGCATTCTCCTCACAAAGGTTTGGCAATAATGCTTCTACTGTGTGTGCTTATGGCTTCCATATTGACCACCAGTGCCGGCAACTTTCTCCAAGACGTCGACATTACATGGGGAGGTCCACGTGCCAAGATACTAGACAGTGGCCGGCATCTCTCGCTCTCTCTTGACAAAGACTCAGGATCAGGTTTCCAATCTAAGCAGGAGTTTCTATTTGGTAGATTCGATGTGCAAATGCAGCTCGTCCCGGGAAACTCTGCTGGCACAGTCACCACTTTTTAT TTGTCTTCTCAAGGAGGATCACATGATGAGATTGACTTTGAATTCTTAGGCAACTCGTCTGGAGATCCATACACGCTTCATACCAACGTTTACTCAcaaggaaaaggaaatagGGAACAACAATTTCATCTTTGGTTTGATCCCACCAAGGGATTTCACACCTATTCTATCGATTGGTCTCCAGAAAGTATCAA GTTTTTAGTGGATAACATTCCTATAAGGGTATTCCATAACTGGGAAAATATTGGAGTGTCTTACCCGAAGAGCCAACCCATGAGAGTTTATTCAAGTTTGTGGAATGCAGATGATTGGGCAACTAGAGGGGGGTTGGTGAAGACTGATTGGACGCAAGCCCCTTTCACAGCATCATACAGAAACTTTAACGCCAACGGGTGTGTTGCATCATCTGGGTCATCATCTTGTGGCTCTAAGTTTTCGAGTACTTTACAAGGTGGAGCACAAAGTGGACTAGATGCCAAGAGTAGAAATAGATTGAGATGGGTGCAGTCCAAGTTCATGATTTACAATTACTGCACTGACCATAAAAGATTTCCTCAAGGCATTCCAGCTGAATGCAGGCGTCCAAGGTTCCTGTGA